Proteins from a single region of Dictyostelium discoideum AX4 chromosome 5 chromosome, whole genome shotgun sequence:
- the pks29 gene encoding beta-ketoacyl synthase family protein produces MVQNTDNTRNSKLIRDRNDYDDNDDVDSGDIAVIGIGLRFPSGNLKESISKPNQLFNELLNGLDGIVTTSERWSDNYYLNGEIVSKFAGLLPLDEWKQFDPIFFAINPSNDNVSSIDPQQRLLLKCVWEALEDSGIDPISLRGTNTSTFIGSSTIDYSILQRSPFETQNNIFGSTTHSVANRIGYCFDFRGENLTIDTACSSSSNAINCGYNSIKSNKSNVSIVGGVNFLLDPHLSKSFTQLGLLSPTGRCHTFSSDADGYVRSEGVGIVVLKKLKDAIKDSNNIYCVIKGSSSNIDGNFDKLNFYSPSKSSQCENIKLAIKSTNGQINESDIDYCETHGTGTPTGDPIELEGISRVFNNIASTTTNNNNKQVLVGSIKSNIGHTEACSGVASLIKCCLMFKNKLFLQNINFKEPNPLINFKEWGLKVVTEPIKFNENKPTVMLINNFGITGSNVCLILSEFENNHNDYHKMEIDNKLSEEKKKYLIPLSSNSSTSLNNYKSSIIKHSNSSTTTTTTSFKEFVYNQIKFKSTSLIQKSVIIASDWNEFQDENNQIKLNNSDNLISNITVEKKKSPITVMVLCGQGSQYNKMALSLYDNEPIFRESVNRFDKELFKYYGYSVLDKLRSIDDKDLISIHQPILAQPANVMIQVSLYELYKHWGVSADIIIGHSLGEVSSPYCSGMIDFQTLCYLTYHRSVAQNRTTGTGRMLSVNISSDEFINKYQSTTKYKSLEIACYNSPTSIVIAGKEDLLNEITKEFKSNDIFCSMLGSLSSFHTSSQQMIKDEVCSLNISSKQPSIAVFSTVTTNLFNHQSSPFNANYVFDNIIQPVYFTQTITNLYKHIESNDMGNEITFIEVSPHPTLQYYLNQMKSTQSSYFNNGKNITIYSPLNKKKNDYNEFLKTISLLYVKNNFDINFKSQLINNNNNNYSNQLNNLPLYQWDDKEYFKLNSLLEKIKSEGPSIHGLGNNTDSPNPSYQTFIDIKKSPFQWLKGHQVSDKFYYPGMGYVHNLLSIYPNQDITISSLEFKSPLVLTEGNRQCLQTTIAPLSKNEFNIKSYYKDQKTNQWILTSLGNFSLTKHNSIISNKLINIQSLKDKCNFTSISKQDFYETIRIKTNLTYKGLFQGVKQCHIGNNCSLAIVSLNEIYNQKEYNHLINNSNMNTFLNTAILDTCLHGSLVAVTQPVVLDKIEGFKYYSSNIPSLNKNNNNNDDNDDDIKELYVFSDIKPRTNSQTYSISVKIILPNGTLLVDISNVVCALVSLDSNPDSTIICEPPSNNIYTPYLQSKDSVINKPEQFKHLYRVDEFSVKEEDNQFLSNESLLSLFYKHINNRCPSINLESLTTLEYNQFKQLYYNSSANENLFKFIFENLKKYSNIVNLDNDHSNIKSKNEELFIRTTKIMAKQLFPLKDDDSITDTPQSLFESGYLDDFYKNSRVVQPLNSLLSEIIVETLKPILNEPIVFRILEAGGGTGSLSLLILEKICKLLNNNSTTSIINIEFTWSDISASFFAEIKEKFSSFTNRNNLNIIYRVLDLEKPLLDQDLKASYYDFVVMSNVMHVVKKLKPTLNEIHNILTPNGQLLLIEPPHKSFIYDSVFGCFSQWWPSSDSDIELRPDRCCMKQEKWINLLNQCNYRDTIMSGNDNLLFLIQTRKPTINEIISEQSISLDQLNSFNNIILFSNNNNNNNNNNSDNNRNSCSSILDSITLNQELKHKIININNFNEFQSWITNNQTKDDCNKTLIIFLKSIESIMNTSNFKEITFEYIQINQLILKLELSNNFKHLLLSLNSSTDNYLSSSIVGAARYFVEFPQLDLLTLNYDNVSIENNQQLSLINYLINPNNNIQKEFTINNNRVYYERYCRRSNNIKSKLQSKSFENNKDNLCIQLNSNLEYQLYSKKDKLNSNEVEIEIKATGMNYKDYLMYIGMIGTNLDIKYGKEIENCIGFNNPKIGKDFSGIITRLGSNVKKFKVGDQVCGVGSKTSSSHIIVDYDYIYYKPLNYSHSVSALIPSVYITSLHSLYGIGSLKSNESILIHSAAGGVGISSLDLLKSKQHQGYIFLTVGSKDKEEYLINKYGSLITAIYSSRNKDYVYEIKNKLIELGVVEQHQQGVDLILNTLSSEYMDSNFQCLNLSGRIVDLSIIHLTSNDYMTNNHYKFNMNYGNVYVEDFTSKLIKSYLKKIIKMINSNKLELSVPIIEYSNNQFKDAIEYINQRKHIGKIIVNHNQDEFNRVYNNYQSNNNQIILKHSYDISKLNIGKNILLTGQTGIVLEILKYLVKYSNDSIENIIILSKSKLKWELELLINQSKFKKDNNIKFHFNQIDIEDSNKVNQVLNQLELNENITNIDSIIHFAFMNDIGDVQQVDMNRLNNTHGAKTIGAINLHNQSINRSWNIKQFIMASSVVSILGSDQQCCYVSACSVIDSLSKYRHSIGLPSLAINLGAISSTGFVSRNNAIETMFKSSILKLFSPQLVISSLDLFIQNQHQYPNYCLSDFNFEILPSTLTNQYHSKFDFEINIVKKSNQIKSFTGSNDGDNNNEIIRSTILNKICELLSIDESKINEDLQLTQYGMDSLVIVQLKNFIDNQLGHNIITIQQLQNNKINQSIEIILSAHNNNNKNNNNNNNINNNNKNNNNNNNKNNNNINNNINNNKNNNNNNNLVKKEQQSLDEFIKNEMKLNESIISRPYSIKNILNKSNNSKSIFLTGSTGFLGAYLLTELIKMNNISKIYCLIRNNSKLTNPIDVIINNLKKHQLINMNKESPNQRLTKIINHTGNISNDKLSNIENSEYYKQISEDQLIKIIPMIGDISKDKFGLTEQDYLKLSNECDIIINSAADLNLKSNYEESKTVNVNSVNQIVKLSVSNNSSQKLIVHFSSIAVFINHPFKDGEEFEETNILPNFDTTPIGYIQCKVISEKLLTNAAESRGIPSIIIRPPDIFSNPITGIGHSNDFVSLLLKTSKEIGYYPNIYKSIFTTPVTTIAKTTIDLIFNENSWNQNKSKPISIYSLNGNSIEMKSIYKFLENNYNCKEIDYQEWIELVSKSNGMSSKRYSTFHIHDNQNLMVSNFKINSLFKMSNSTKELLTSIGSYNHQDWEINESIILKNINNNNN; encoded by the exons atgGTACAAAATACAGATAATACTAGAAATAGTAAATTAATAAGGGATAGAAATGattatgatgataatgatgatgttgatagTGGTGATATTGCAGTGATTGGTATTGGTTTAAGATTTCCAAGtggtaatttaaaagaatcaatttcaaaaccaaatcaattatttaatgaattattgaATGGATTAGATGGAATCGTTACAACTTCTGAAAGATGGtctgataattattatttaaatggtgaaatCGTTTCAAAGTTTGCTGGTTTACTTCCACTTGATGAATGGAAACAATTTGATCCAATCTTCTTTGCAATTAATCCAAGCAATGATAATGTCAGTTCAATAGATCCACAacaaagattattattaaaat GTGTATGGGAAGCATTAGAAGATAGTGGTATTGATCCAATTAGTTTACGTGGTACCAATACAAGTACATTTATTGGTAGTAGTACTATTGATTATTCTATTCTTCAAAGATCACCATTTGAaactcaaaataatatttttggtTCCACAACTCATTCCGTTGCAAATAGAATAGGTTATTGCTTTGATTTTAG aggcgaaaatttaacaattgatACAGCTTGTTCAAGTTCATCAAATGCAATTAATTGTGgatataattcaattaaatcaaataaatcaaatgtttcaattgttggtggtgttaattttttattag acCCACAcctttcaaaatcatttacTCAATTAGGTCTTTTAAGTCCAACAGGTAGATGTCATACATTTTCATCGGATGCTGATGGTTATGTTCGTTCAGAAGGTGTTGGTATCGTtgtattaaagaaattaaaagatgcAATCAAAGATTCAAATAACATCTATTGTGTAATCAAAGGATCAAGTTCAAATATCGATGGTAactttgataaattaaacttttattCACCATCGAAATCATCTCAGTGTGAAAATATCAAATTAGCAATCAAATCAACCAATGGTCAAATCAATGAATCTGATATTGATTATTGTGAAACTCATGGTACTGGTACTCCAACTGGTGATCCAATAGAATTAGAAGGTATATCAAGAGTTTTCAATAATATagcatcaacaacaacaaataataataataaacaagttTTAGTtggatcaattaaatcaaatattggTCATACTGAAG cATGTTCAGGAGTtgcatcattaattaaatgttgtttaatgtttaaaaataaactatttcttcaaaatattaatttcaaagaaccaaatccattaattaattttaaagaatgggGATTAAAAGTTGTCACtgaaccaattaaatttaatgaaaataaaccaactgtcatgttaattaataatttcggTATAACTG gTTCAAATGtttgtttaatattatctgaatttgaaaataatcataatGATTATCACAAAAtggaaattgataataaattaagtgaagaaaaaaagaaatatttaataccACTCTCAAGtaattcatcaacatcattaaataattataaatcatcaataattaaacattcaaattcatcaaccacaacaacaacaacaagtttCAAAGAATTTGtatataatcaaattaaattcaaatcaacatcattaattcaaaaatcaGTTATAATCGCAAGTGATTGGAATGAATTtcaagatgaaaataatcaaattaaattaaataatagtgataatttaatttcaaatattacagttgaaaaaaagaaatcaccaATCACAGTAATGGTATTATGTGGTCAAGGTTcacaatataataaaatggcattatcattatatgaTAATGAACCAATATTTAGAGAATCTGTCAATAGATTCGATAAAGAgttattcaaatattatgGTTATTCAGTTTTAGATAAATTAAgatcaattgatgataaagatttaatatcaattcaTCAACCAATTTTAGCACAACCTGCAAATGTAATGATTCAAGTATCACTCTATGAATTATATAAACATTGGGGTGTTTCAGCAGATATTATCATTGGTCATTCTCTTGGTGAAGTATCATCGCCATATTGTTCAGGTATGATTGATTTTCAAACATTATGTTACTTGACTTACCATAGATCAGTAGCTCAAAATAGAACCACAGGTACAGGTAGAATGTTATCAGTTAATATTAGTTCAGATgaattcattaataaatatcaatCTACAACTAAATATAAATCATTAGAAATTGCATGTTACAATTCACCGACATCAATCGTTATCGCAGGTAAAGAAGacttattaaatgaaattaccaaagaattcaaatcaaatgatatCTTTTGTTCAATGTTAggatcattatcatcatttcaTACATCAAGTCAACAAATGATTAAAGATGAAGTATGttcattaaatatttcatcaAAACAACCATCGATAGCAGTATTTTCAACAGTTACAACCAATTTATTCAATCATCAAAGCTCGCCATTCAATGCAAATTAtgtatttgataatattattcaaCCAGTATATTTCACacaaacaattacaaatctTTACAAACATATCGAATCAAATGATATGGGTAATGAAATTACATTCATTGAAGTTTCACCACATCCAACATTACAATATTacttaaatcaaatgaaatcaaCTCAATCAAGTTactttaataatggtaaaaacATTACAATCTATTcaccattaaataaaaagaagaatGATTATAATGAATTCTTAAAGACAATCTCTTTATTATATgtcaaaaataattttgatattaatttcaaatcacaattaatcaacaacaacaataataactattcaaaccaattaaataatttaccactTTACCAATGGGATGATAAAGAATACTTTAAACTAAACTCATTACttgaaaagattaaaagTGAAGGTCCATCCATTCATGGTCTTGGCAATAATACAGATTCACCTAACCCATCATATCAAACATTTATCGATATCAAGAAATCACCATTCCAATGGTTAAAAGGTCATCAAGTTAGTGATAAATTCTATTATCCAGGAATGGGATATGTTcacaatttattatcaatttatcCAAATCAAGATATTACAATTAGCTCATTAgaatttaaatcaccattaGTATTAACAGAAGGTAATAGACAATGTTTACAAACTACAATTGCACCACTATCAAAGAATGAATTCAATATCAAAAGTTATTACAAAgatcaaaaaacaaatcaatggATATTAACATCTCTTGGTAATTTTAGTTTAACCAAACACAACAGTATCATCAGtaacaaattaattaatattcaatcattaaaagataaatgtAATTTTACAAGCATATCAAAACAAGATTTTTATGAAactattagaattaaaacaaatttaacatACAAAGGTTTATTTCAAGGTGTAAAACAATGTCATATCGGTAATAATTGTTCATTAGCAATAGtatcattaaatgaaatttacaatcaaaaagaatataatcatttaataaacaatagCAATATgaatacatttttaaatacagCAATTTTAGATACTTGTTTACATGGGTCATTAGTTGCAGTCACACAACCAGTAGTacttgataaaattgaaggTTTCAAATATTACTCTTCAAACATtccatcattaaataaaaataacaacaataatgatgataatgatgatgatattaaagaattatatgTTTTTTCAGATATTAAACCAAGAACCAATTCTCAAACATATTCAATATCAGTTAAAATCATACTTCCAAATGGTACATTATTAGTTGATATCTCAAATGTGGTTTGCGCTTTAGTTTCACTTGACTCCAATCCTGATAGCACAATAATATGTGAACcaccatcaaataatatcTATACACCATATCTTCAATCAAAAGATTCAGTAATTAATAAACCTGAACAATTCAAACATTTATATAGAGTAGATGAATTTAGTGTCAAAGAAGAAGATAATCAATTTCTTTCAAATGAATCATTATTgtcattattttataaacatattaataatagatgTCCAAGTATCAATTTAGAATCATTAACAACATTAGAatataatcaatttaaacaattatattataatagttCTGCAAATGAAaatcttttcaaattcatttttgaaaatttaaagaaatacaGTAATATTGTTAACCTTGACAATGATCAcagtaatattaaatcaaaaaatgaaGAGTTATTTATTAGAACAACTAAAATAATGGCAAAACAGCTATTCCCATTAAAAGATGATGATTCCATTACAGATACACCacaatcattatttgaaagtGGTTATCTTGATGACTTTTATAAGAATTCAAGAGTAGTTCAACCATTGAATAGTTTATTAAGTGAAATTATAGTCGAAACTctaaaaccaattttaaatgaaccaATTGTATTTCGTATATTAGAAGCAGGTGGCGGTACTGGTAGTCttagtttattaattttagaaaagatttgtaaattattaaataataatagtacaaCATCAATCATTAATATAGAATTTACATGGAGTGATATATCTGCATCATTTTTCgctgaaattaaagaaaagttCTCATCATTTACAAATCGcaacaatttaaatattatctaTCGTGTattagatttagaaaaaCCATTATTAGATCAAGATCTTAAAGCATCCTATTATGATTTCGTTGTAATGTCAAATGTTATGCATGTCGTTAAGAAACTCAAACCaacattaaatgaaattcatAATATATTAACACCAAATGGTCAACTTTTATTAATAGAACCACCACacaaatcatttatttatgaTTCTGTTTTCGGTTGTTTTTCACAATGGTGGCCATCCTCTGATAGTGATATCGAATTAAGACCTGATAGATGTTGTATGAAACAAGAGAAATGGATCAACCTTTTAAATCAATGTAATTATAGAGATACAATAATGTctggtaatgataatttactatttttaattcaaactAGAAAACcaacaattaatgaaatcatttcagaacaatcaatatcattagatcaattaaattctttcaataatattattttatttagtaataacaataataataataataataataatagtgataataatagaaatagtTGCAGTAGTATTCTTGATTCAATAACATTAAATCAAGaattaaaacataaaatcattaatattaataattttaatgaatttcaaTCATGGATCACAAATAATCAAACTAAAGATGATTGtaataaaacattaataatatttttaaaatcaattgaatcaataatGAATACTTCAAATTTCAAAGAGATCACATTTGAATACATtcaaattaatcaattaatattaaaattagaattatcaaataatttcaaacatttattattatcattaaattcaagcactgataattatttatcatcatcaattgttGGTGCTGCTCGTTATTTCGTTGAATTCCCAcaattagatttattaactttaaattatgataatgtttcaattgaaaataatcaacaattatcattaatcaattatttaatcaatccaaataataatattcaaaaagaatttacgattaacaataatagagTATACTATGAAAGATATTGTAGAagatcaaataatattaaatcaaaacttcaatctaaatcatttgaaaacaataaagataatttatgtattcaattaaattcaaatttagaatatcaattatatagtaaaaaagataaattaaattcaaatgaagtAGAGATAGAAATTAAAGCAACTGGTATGAATtataaagattatttaatgtATATCGGTATGATTGGTACGAATTTAGATATTAAATATggtaaagaaattgaaaattgtaTTGGTTTTAATAATCCAAAAATTGGTAAAGACTTTAGCGGTATAATCACAAGATTAGGTAGTAAtgtaaagaaatttaaagttGGTGATCAAGTTTGTGGTGTCGGCTCAAAAACAAGTAGTTCTCATATTATTGTAGATTATGATTACATTTATTATAAACCATTAAATTATAGTCATTCAGTTTCAGCCTTAATACCATCTGTTTATATTACATCATTACATAGTCTCTATGGTATTGGTagtttaaaatcaaatgaatcaattttaattcattcagCAGCAGGTGGTGTCGGTATATCATctttagatttattaaaaagtaaaCAACATCAAggttatatatttttaacagTTGGttcaaaagataaagaagaatatttaataaataaatatggaTCATTAATTACTGCTATCTATTCATCTCGTAATAAAGATTATGTTTATGAAATtaagaataaattaatagaatTAGGTGTAGTtgaacaacatcaacaaggtgtagatttaatattaaatacatTATCATCAGAGTATATGGATTCAAATTTCCaatgtttaaatttatcaggACGTATCGTTGATTTAAGTATCATTCATCTCACATCAAATGATTATATGACAAACAAtcattacaaatttaatatgAACTATGGTAATGTGTATGTAGAAGATTTCACAAGTAAATTAATCAAAAgctatttaaagaaaattatcaaaatgattaattcaaataaattagagTTAAGTGTACCAATCAttgaatattcaaataatcaatttaaagatgcaattgaatatataaatcaaagaaaacaTATTGGTAAAATCATTGTTAATCACAATCAAGATGAATTTAATAgagtttataataattatcaaagTAATAACAATCAAATCATATTGAAACATTCGTatgatatttcaaaattaaatattggtaAGAATATTTTACTCACTGGTCAAACTGGTATTGTtttagaaatattaaaatatttggttaaatattcaaatgattcaattgaaaatataataatactttcaaaatcaaaattaaaatgggaattagaattattaatcaatcaaagcaaatttaaaaaagataataatattaaattccaTTTCAATCAAATCGATATTGAAGATTCAAATAAAGTTAATCAagtattaaatcaattagaattaaatgaaaatattacaaatattGATTCAATCATTCATTTTGCATTTATGAATGATATTGGTGATGTCCAACAAGTCGATATGAATCGTTTAAATAATACACATGGTGCTAAAACAATTGGAGCAATCAATCTTCACAATCAATCGATTAATCGTTCATGGAATATCAAACAATTTATAATGGCATCATCAGTAGTCTCAATATTGGGATCAGATCAACAATGTTGTTATGTTAGTGCATGTAGTGTTATCGATTCATTATCAAAGTATAGACATTCAATTGGATTACCATCTTTAGCCATTAATTTAGGTGCGATATCATCAACTGGTTTCGTATCACGTAATAATGCAATTGAAACAATGTTCAAGagttcaattttaaaactattctCACCTCAACTCGTTATTAGTTCATTAGATTTATTcattcaaaatcaacatcaataTCCAAACTATTGTTTATCAGATttcaattttgaaattttaccaTCAACTTTAACAAATCAATACCAttcaaaatttgattttgaaattaatattgttaaaaaatcaaatcaaatcaaatctttCACTGGTAgtaatgatggtgataataataatgaaattattcgttcgacaattttaaataagatttgtgaattattatcaattgatgaatcTAAAATCAATGAAGACCTTCAACTCACACAATATGGTATGGATAGTTTAGTGATTgtacaattaaagaattttatcGATAATCAATTAGGTCATAATATTATCAcaattcaacaattacaaaataataaaatcaatcaatcaattgaaattattttatctgctcataataataataataaaaataataataataataataatattaataataataataagaataataataataataataataaaaataataataatattaataataatattaataataataaaaataacaataataataataatttggttaaaaaagaacaacaatcacttgatgaatttattaaaaatgaaatgaaattaaatgaatcaatcatttcaagaccatattcaattaaaaatatattaaataaaagtaataatagtaaatcaaTATTCTTAACAGGTTCAACAGGATTCTTGGGTGCATATTTATTAacagaattaattaaaatgaacaatatatcaaaaatttattgtttaataagaaataattcaaaattaacaaatcCAATCgatgtaattattaataatttaaagaaacatcaattaataaatatgaaCAAAGAATCACCAAATCAAAgattaacaaaaataatcaatcataCAGGTAATatatcaaatgataaattaagtaatattgaaaatagtgaatattataaacaaataagtgaagatcaattaattaaaatcattccAATGATTGGTGATATCTCAAAAGATAAATTTGGTTTAACTGAacaagattatttaaaactatcAAATGAAtgtgatattattataaattcagcagcagatttaaatttaaaatcaaactACGAAGAAAGTAAAACTGTAAATGTTAACAGCGTCAatcaaattgtaaaattatcagtttcaaataatagCTCACAAAAGTTAATAGTTCATTTTTCATCAATTGCAGTATTTATTAATCATCCTTTTAAAGATGGagaagaatttgaagaaaCAAATATATTACCAAATTTTGATACTACACCAATTGGATATATTCAATGTAAAGTTATTTCAGagaaattattaacaaaCGCAGCAGAATCAAGAGGTATACCATCAATCATTATTAGACCACCTG ATATATTCTCAAATCCAATAACAGGTATAGGTCATTCAAATGATTTCGTAtcacttttattaaaaacttcAAAAGAGATTGGTTATTAtccaaatatttataaatcaattttcacAACTCCAGTTACAACTATAGCTAAAACCACAATCGATTTAATATTCAATGAAAACAGTTGgaatcaaaataaatcaaaaccaatttcaatttacagtttaaatggtaattcaattgaaatgaaatcaatttataaatttttagaaaataattacaattgCAAAGAGATTGATTACCAAGAATGGATTGAATtagtttcaaaatcaaatggaATGTCTTCCAAAAGATATTCAACATTCCACATTCAcgataatcaaaatttaatggtatcaaattttaaaatcaatagtTTATTCAAAATGTCAAATAGCacaaaagaattattaactTCAATTGGTTCTTATAATCATCAAGATTGggaaattaatgaatcaatcattttaaaaaatattaataataacaataactaa